From Nocardioides faecalis:
CCACGACGCCGGGCTGCCTGTCCCGACCCTGCAGCACTGGGTGGACGTCGACGGCGTGCCGACCTACCGGCTCGACTTCGCCTACCTGCGCCGCCGCGTCTACGTGGAGTACGACGGCTTCGACGCCCACGAGCGGGACCAGGCCCAGCGCGACCACGACCGCCGGCGCCGCGCCGTGCTGCGCGAGCAGGGCTGGCGCGGGATCGTGGTGCGCCGCGGCGACTTCGGTGGGGCGGACGGGGAGCGGTGGGTGCACGACCTGCGGGCGGCGCTGGCGGCGCCGTACTCCTCGCAGCGCTGGCAGCCGCGCCGACCGCGGCCGACGCTCCCCGCCGTACCGGCCTGATCCTGCCGACGGACGGAACGTCACGAGTCGGCGGACGGAAACTGACGACTCGGGGGACGGAGACTCACGAGTCGGCGCACGGAAACTCACAACTCGGCGGACGGGAAGTCCCGAGTCGGGGGGAGGGGGAGGCTCGCCGGTAGGCTGGGAGGGACATGAAGGACGCCCCCACGGTCTACCTCGACCACGCTGCGACGACGCCGATGACCGACGTCGCGTTCGAGGCGTTGACCGCTCGCCTGCGCGAGGTCGGCAACGCCAGCTCGCTGCACGCCTCGGGCCGCGCCGCCCGCCGGGTCGTCGAGGAGTCCCGGGAGACGGTGGCCCAGGCGCTGAACTGCCGTCCCGGCGAGGTGGTGTTCACCTCGGGTGGGACCGAGGCGGACAACCTGGCGGTCAAGGGCCTGTACTGGGGCCGGCGTGCCACCGACCCGCGCCGTACCCGGGTGCTGGCCTCCGCGGTGGAGCACCACGCGGTGCTCGACCCCGTGGACTGGCTGGCCGAGCACGAGGGCGCCGACGTGGAGCACGTCGCGGTCGACGAGCTGGGCCGGCTGGACCTGGAGGCGCTGCGCGCGGGCATCGAGCGCGATCCCGGCTCGGTCGCGCTGCTCACCGTCATGTGGGCCAACAACGAGGTCGGCACGCTGCAGCCGATCACCGAGGTCGTCGCCCTGGCCGCCGAGCACGGCATCCCGGTGCACACCGACGCCGTGCAGGCCGTCGGTGCCGTCCCGGTCGACTTCGCCGCCTGTGGCGTCGATGCCCTCACCGTCTCCGGCCACAAGGTCGGCGGACCCCAGGGCGTGGGCGCGCTGCTGGCGCGCCGCGAGCTCGCGCTGGTCCCGCTGCTGCACGGCGGCGGGCAGGAGCGCGACGTACGCAGCGGCACCCTCGACGTGCCCGCGATCGCCGGGTTCGCCGCCGCCGTCGAGCTGGCGGTCAAGCAGCAGCACGAGCACGCCGTACGGCTCGCCGCGCTGCGCGACCGCCTCGTCGACGTCGTACGACGCGAGGTGCCCGACGTCGTCGTCAACGGCTCGCCGACCGACCGGCTGCCCGGCAACGTGCACCTCAGCTTCCCCGGCTGCGAGGGCGACTCGCTGCTGATGCTCCTCGACGCCCGCGGCATCGAGTGCTCCACCGGCTCGGCGTGCTCGGCCGGTGTGCCGCAGCCCTCCCACGTGCTGCTCGCGATGGGGCGCAGCGCCGAGGAGGCCCGTGGGTCGCTGCGGTTCAGCCTGGGCCACACCTCGACCGTCGCGGACGTCGAGGCCGTCGCCGCCGCGATCGCGCCCTGCGTGGAGCGTGCCCGTGCCGCCCGTGCCTGAGTCCGGGGCGACGCGATGAGGGTCGTCGCCGCGATGTCCGGTGGGGTGGACTCCGCCGTCGCCGCCGCCCGCGCGAAGGAGGCCGGCCACGACGTCACCGGCATCCACCTCGCGCTCTCGCGCAACCCGAAGTCGTACCGCTCCGGGGCGCGGGGCTGCTGCACCATCGAGGACGCCAACGACGCCCGCCGGGCGGCCGACGTGATCGGCATCCCGTTCTACGTCTGGGACCTCTCGGAGCGGTTCCACACCGACGTGGTGGAGGACTTCATGGACACCTACGCGGCCGGGCAGACGCCGAACCCCTGCCTGCGCTGCAACGAGAAGATCAA
This genomic window contains:
- a CDS encoding cysteine desulfurase family protein codes for the protein MKDAPTVYLDHAATTPMTDVAFEALTARLREVGNASSLHASGRAARRVVEESRETVAQALNCRPGEVVFTSGGTEADNLAVKGLYWGRRATDPRRTRVLASAVEHHAVLDPVDWLAEHEGADVEHVAVDELGRLDLEALRAGIERDPGSVALLTVMWANNEVGTLQPITEVVALAAEHGIPVHTDAVQAVGAVPVDFAACGVDALTVSGHKVGGPQGVGALLARRELALVPLLHGGGQERDVRSGTLDVPAIAGFAAAVELAVKQQHEHAVRLAALRDRLVDVVRREVPDVVVNGSPTDRLPGNVHLSFPGCEGDSLLMLLDARGIECSTGSACSAGVPQPSHVLLAMGRSAEEARGSLRFSLGHTSTVADVEAVAAAIAPCVERARAARA